From Pseudarthrobacter equi, a single genomic window includes:
- the ruvX gene encoding Holliday junction resolvase RuvX encodes MADPATAGGYPQGVKLGVDVGTVRVGVAICDRDSILATPYKTLDRNTKKNSDVRLIAKLAEELGAVQVIVGMPRTMKGEEHASARMASDYAGLLAAELAARGLHVPVNMVDERLSSVTAHRNLHEAGMSSRNHRKVVDQVAAAGILQHAIDMQKSRGADVGSRVTAPSPSVDLGVSGADESVRATPDTARFSDNGRQQ; translated from the coding sequence ATGGCCGATCCCGCAACCGCCGGCGGCTACCCCCAGGGCGTCAAACTGGGGGTAGACGTTGGCACGGTCCGGGTGGGGGTGGCCATCTGCGACCGTGACTCCATTCTGGCCACGCCATACAAGACCCTGGACCGGAACACCAAAAAGAACTCAGACGTCCGCCTGATCGCGAAGCTGGCGGAGGAGCTGGGTGCTGTGCAGGTCATCGTGGGAATGCCCCGGACCATGAAAGGCGAGGAACACGCGTCGGCCAGGATGGCTTCCGACTATGCCGGCCTGCTGGCGGCCGAGCTCGCAGCCCGCGGCCTGCACGTGCCGGTCAACATGGTTGACGAGCGGCTCAGCAGCGTCACGGCGCACCGCAACCTGCATGAAGCTGGCATGAGCAGCAGGAACCACCGTAAAGTAGTTGATCAGGTCGCGGCCGCAGGCATCCTGCAGCACGCCATCGACATGCAGAAATCCCGGGGAGCGGATGTCGGCTCACGCGTGACAGCGCCATCCCCGTCCGTGGACCTGGGGGTCAGCGGGGCGGATGAGTCCGTCCGCGCCACCCCGGATACGGCCCGATTTTCAGATAATGGAAGGCAACAGTGA
- the mltG gene encoding endolytic transglycosylase MltG, with protein MSPANIDDASGPLNAGGGRPLTRKEIRAREKSLDTGGQGAVPEQAYETGADVPPQPADPPAVPAQPATGPTAAGPLPAAPAAPPSIQEATPDNREPDNGAPDNGTVDNGTHDDGGHHGAAPQDPAAHGAPEQPEPIADNVSGPHEPDHGHGDVFAADDHQDLHAAGEHPAMDVHEYAGDPHYADPAQYPDGHEYHDNAHYGQAHGDADYHHDLHADEAGHHAGHPEDAHHADTAAHSLIAGAPATQVVGRPSKKVRRRRRLLALFLTLAVFVTAVAVGAQFLKPLLGSTKASDFPGPGSGQVEVTVDKGEGTRSVAMDLESKGVVANADTFLQAFSASGGTLAPGDYTFKSEMKNKDAVDVLLGQDKGKVIYFALSAGLRVNESLQAISEGSGVSIQQLQALSNDPAQFGLPANAKNLEGYLAPGEHRFPLGTSAKDILQALVKVTVDELVSQGITDPAKQYQSVIVASIVQAEGGQAEYGDVAGAIYNRLKPNDQTGGFLQVDSAVTYGLGTKSYNFTDEQRQDKSNPYNTYANPGLPPGPIGSPGKTAIDAAARPKTNDYLFWVTVNLDTKETKFAKTLAEHNVYVEQYNSWCQANVGRCT; from the coding sequence GTGAGCCCTGCCAACATTGACGACGCCTCAGGGCCCCTGAACGCCGGGGGAGGGAGGCCGCTGACGCGCAAGGAGATCCGGGCACGGGAGAAGAGCCTCGACACCGGTGGCCAGGGCGCTGTCCCTGAGCAGGCCTACGAGACCGGTGCCGACGTGCCCCCGCAGCCCGCAGATCCCCCCGCCGTCCCTGCGCAGCCGGCCACCGGCCCCACTGCTGCAGGGCCGTTGCCGGCTGCACCGGCCGCGCCCCCTTCCATCCAGGAGGCAACCCCTGACAACAGGGAGCCTGACAACGGGGCGCCTGACAACGGGACCGTGGACAACGGAACGCACGACGACGGAGGTCACCATGGTGCCGCACCGCAGGACCCGGCCGCGCACGGTGCGCCTGAGCAACCTGAACCCATCGCGGACAACGTGAGTGGCCCCCACGAACCCGACCACGGGCACGGCGACGTGTTCGCCGCCGACGACCACCAGGACCTGCATGCGGCCGGGGAACACCCGGCGATGGACGTTCATGAGTACGCGGGCGACCCCCACTATGCGGACCCGGCCCAGTACCCGGACGGTCACGAGTACCACGACAACGCCCATTACGGTCAGGCCCACGGCGACGCCGACTATCACCACGACCTGCACGCCGATGAGGCCGGCCACCACGCCGGCCACCCGGAAGACGCACACCATGCCGATACCGCAGCGCACAGCCTCATCGCAGGTGCACCGGCAACCCAGGTAGTGGGCAGGCCCTCCAAGAAAGTGCGCCGCCGCCGCAGGCTGCTGGCCCTCTTCCTCACCCTCGCTGTTTTCGTTACTGCAGTGGCCGTTGGCGCGCAGTTCCTCAAGCCCCTCCTCGGCAGCACCAAAGCCAGCGACTTCCCGGGCCCCGGCTCCGGCCAGGTCGAGGTAACGGTGGACAAGGGGGAAGGCACCCGTTCCGTGGCCATGGACCTCGAAAGCAAAGGCGTCGTGGCCAACGCTGACACGTTCCTTCAGGCCTTCAGCGCTTCGGGCGGCACGCTGGCCCCGGGTGACTATACCTTCAAGTCTGAAATGAAGAACAAGGACGCAGTAGATGTCCTCCTGGGCCAGGACAAGGGGAAGGTGATCTACTTCGCCCTCAGTGCGGGCCTGCGGGTCAACGAATCCCTCCAGGCCATCTCCGAAGGGTCCGGCGTATCGATCCAGCAACTCCAGGCGCTCAGCAACGATCCGGCGCAGTTCGGCTTGCCGGCAAACGCCAAGAACCTGGAGGGCTACCTTGCACCGGGCGAGCACCGCTTCCCGCTGGGCACGTCCGCCAAGGACATCCTGCAAGCCCTGGTCAAGGTGACCGTGGACGAGCTGGTGTCCCAGGGCATCACCGATCCTGCCAAGCAGTACCAGTCCGTGATCGTGGCCAGCATCGTCCAGGCCGAAGGCGGCCAGGCCGAATACGGCGATGTCGCCGGAGCCATCTACAACCGGCTCAAACCCAACGACCAGACCGGCGGCTTCCTGCAGGTCGACTCGGCCGTGACGTACGGGCTTGGGACGAAGAGCTACAACTTCACGGACGAGCAGCGCCAGGACAAGTCCAACCCGTACAACACGTATGCGAACCCCGGGCTGCCTCCGGGACCCATTGGCTCGCCGGGCAAGACTGCCATCGACGCCGCCGCCAGGCCCAAGACCAACGATTACCTCTTCTGGGTAACGGTCAACCTGGACACCAAGGAGACCAAGTTCGCCAAAACCCTGGCCGAACACAACGTCTACGTTGAGCAGTACAACTCCTGGTGCCAGGCGAACGTGGGCCGCTGCACATGA